The Silurus meridionalis isolate SWU-2019-XX chromosome 16, ASM1480568v1, whole genome shotgun sequence genome has a segment encoding these proteins:
- the LOC124399338 gene encoding LOW QUALITY PROTEIN: cadherin-11 (The sequence of the model RefSeq protein was modified relative to this genomic sequence to represent the inferred CDS: inserted 2 bases in 1 codon), with protein sequence MGLKTNTTIHSTDFPKSHLQEVLNGNVRLSRRRRSWIWNQFFVIEEYSGPEPVLLGRLRSSVDQGDGRVLYVLSGEGAGSVFVIDGRTGNIHVTKPLDREQKDQYKLVATATDQRTGRVLEASSQFIIRVQDINDNPPVFKHTHYIASVSERASAGTSVIQVTASDADDQSYGNSAKLVYSVTQGQQYFSVDPQSGVVRTAVSNMDREQQSQYIVVLEARDMAGHQGGLTGTTSITVHLTDINDNPPHFTQRVWMFSVSELTLPGXEVGRVSATDADVGKNALLDFTISDGDGGEMFNITGLNQEGVIFLRQALDFETRSSYTLSVEVQNPSVDVSFLRGGVLKDEAMVKISVLNADEPPLFTHKHYTLNISENCRAPCSVGRVHAIDPDTGQSTNIEYSIAPESDHGAVFRISPISGLITAVKVLDREREQWHNITVTAAQRDSPNQVTRVVVAIETLDVNDNPPELDGPYETAVCDTGTTGQVVQVIRAVDRDEISSRSAVIFRVSPHSSLSLNFSTQARGNHTANLLLLSSLKPLPRPSSSPVLSVKVPVILRDRGSELSSTGTVTVTLCPCQNGGMWVEERRRGMDGGRSGEGEVLMAWERHRVCSSLPTSSMLLGFSSTAMLIILACSSVLMVVVLSLSMQRKKSDSLSPVENDEIRENIITYDDEGGGEEDTAAFDITALKSVPHAIHTRGAGSVPLYGPLCYSIHTASRTHNMFGVCGSRLDRDNPHTLPSGYTLNAGLLEPGSTLTELPEESKRPDQNRAKDSAKKKQTGSDVITQDQAPSSLNDFADPVGSHTAHFHSSISSSVAPDDITHPDSTGNSTAPFRTMEGTLMRAGGEIHLTGTPFLYLNPGQNCVQHLVRLHVEGRSFFRPDLGGVALPLTLRVEELLQHQLARVTFDPMQPPYDSLQMYEHEGAESETASLSSLESEGDEGIEGENLTDWGPKFNKLLEIFREKEQEKDGGKKQEETKEGQKHREQQKSAEEVHGKQDSGNKEGFLFREMRE encoded by the exons CTGCGCTCCAGTGTGGATCAAGGTGATGGCCGTGTCTTGTATGTCCTGAGCGGAGAGGGGGCGGGGTCAGTGTTTGTGATTGATGGACGAACCGGGAATATCCATGTGACAAAGCCTCTGGACCGCGAGCAGAAGGATCAGTACAAACTTGTCGCCACGGCGACGGACCAGCGGACAGGCCGTGTGCTTGAGGCCTCGTCCCAATTCATCATCAGAGTGCAGGACATCAATGACAACCCACCtgtgttcaaacacacacactacattgcCAGTGTATCTGAGAGAGCCAgcgcag GGACATCTGTGATCCAGGTTACAGCGTCAGACGCAGATGATCAGTCGTATGGGAACAGTGCAAAGCTTGTTTACTCTGTCACCCAGGGCCAGCAGTACTTCTCTGTGGACCCACAGTCAG gtgttgTGCGGACTGCAGTGTCTAATATGGATAGAGAGCAGCAGTCTCAGTATATTGTGGTCTTGGAGGCGAGAGATATGGCAGGACATCAGGGAGGTCTCACAGGAACCACCAGCATCACCGTCCACCTCACTGACATCAACGACAATCCTCCACACTTCACCCAAc GTGTGTGGATGTTCTCCGTATCAGAGTTAACTCTCCCGGG TGAAGTGGGTCGTGTGAGTGCTACAGATGCTGATGTTGGTAAAAATGCTCTCCTGGACTTTACCATCTCAGATGGAGATGGGGGTGAAATGTTCAACATCACTGGACTGAACCAAGAGGGTGTGATTTTCCTCAGACAG GCTTTGGACTTTGAGACCCGTAGCTCGTACACACTCTCGGTGGAGGTGCAGAACCCGAGCGTGGACGTGAGTTTCCTCCGCGGTGGTGTGTTGAAGGACGAGGCGATGGTGAAGATCAGCGTCCTGAACGCAGACGAGCCGCCGCTCTTCACTCACAAACACTACACCCTGAACATCTCAGAGAACTGCAGAGCACCGTGCAGCGTGGGCCGTGTTCACGCCATCGACCCCGACACGGGACAGAGCACCAACataga GTACTCGATTGCCCCCGAGTCTGACCACGGGGCAGTTTTTCGTATCTCCCCCATCAGTGGTCTCATCACAGCGGTGAAGGTGTTGGATCGAGAGCGTGAGCAGTGGCACAACATCACGGTCACTGCTGCTCAGAGAG ACAGCCCCAATCAGGTTACCAGGGTAGTGGTTGCCATAGAAACGCTGGATGTAAATGACAACCCCCCTGAACTGGATGGACCGTACGAGACAGCAGTGTGTGACACCGGCACCACCGGACAG GTGGTGCAGGTGATCCGGGCTGTAGACAGAGATGAGATCAGCTCCAGATCAGCTGTAATCTTCAGGGTATCTCCACACAGCAGCCTGTCTCTGAACTTTAGCACCCAGGCAAGAGGAA ATCACACAGCCAATCTGCTGCTCCTGTCCTCCTTGAAACCCCTCCCTCGTCCCTCCTCTTCTCCTGTACTCTCTGTAAAAGTTCCCGTAATTCTGCGGGACAGAGGGTCTGAGCTGAGCAGCACGGGGACAGTGACAGTGACACTGTGCCCCTGCCAGAACGGAGGGATGTGGGtagaggagagaaggagagggatggatggagggaggagTGGTGAAGGAGAGGTGTTGATGGCATGGGAGAGACACAGGGTGTGTTCATCTCTTCCCACTTCCTCCATGCTGCTGGGCTTCAGCTCCACTGCCATGCTGATCATCCTGGCCTGCTCCTCCGTCCTCATGG tagTGGTCTTGTCTCTCTCCATGCAGAGGAAGAAGAgtgattctctctctccagtggaAAACGATGAGATCAGAGAGAACATTATTACatatgatgatgaaggtggaggagaggaagacaCAGCTGCGTTCGACATCACTGCGCTGAAGAGCGTCCCACATGCCATACACAC gcGAGGTGCAGGTTCTGTTCCTCTGTATGGACCTCTGTGCTACAGCATACACACAGCGAgcagaacacacaacatgtttggtgtgtgtgggtctCGGCTGGACCGAGATAACCCTCACACACTCCCCAGTGGATACACCCTAAACGCTGGGCTGTTAGAACCGGGTTCCACGCTCACAGAACTGCCGGAGGAGAGTAAAAGACCTGATCAGAACCGGGCCAAAGattctgctaaaaaaaaacagacaggaagtgatgtcatcACTCAAGATCAG GCCCCATCATCTCTAAATGACTTTGCAGATCCGGTCGGATCACATACAGCTCACTTTCACTCTTCCATCTCCTCATCTGTCGCTCCGGATGACATCACGCATCCAGACAGCACAGGAAACAGCACAGCTCCATTTAGAACCATGGAAGGAACTTTAATGAGAGCTGGCGGAGAAATACATCTGACCGGAACTCCTTTTTTGTACCTAAACCCTGGACAGAACTGTGTTCAGCACCTGGTCAGGCTGCACGTTGAAGGGCGGAGCTTCTTTAGACCTGATTTAGGGGGTGTGGCTCTCCCTCTGACTCTTAGGGTAGAGGAACTACTACAGCACCAACTTGCCCGTGTGACCTTTGACCCTATGCAGCCTCCATACGATTCACTGCAGATGTACGAACATGAGGGGGCGGAGTCAGAGACTGCATCACTCAGCTCTTTGGAGAGTGAAGGAGATGAAGGGATAGAAGGAGAGAACTTAACTGATTGGGGACCCAAATTTAACAAGCTGCTGGAGATCTTCAGAGAGAAGGAACAGGAGAAAGATGGAGGGAAGAAACAGGAGGAAACGAAGGAGGGACAAAAACATAGAGAGCAGCAGAAGAGTGCAGAGGAAGTGCACGGAAAACAGGATAGTGGGAATAAAGAAGGATTTCTCTTTAGAGAGATGAGAGagtaa